In one window of Haloprofundus halophilus DNA:
- a CDS encoding mechanosensitive ion channel family protein codes for MSTPDTNSRTDSEHSTNAAFVPFVPLFVALQLGVPEFLQDTVSSIVAFIPRLIGALVILLIGWVVGRVVARVVREVVDRAKIDQMALRTPVGRALGGTEQAVSGAFGKLAAYYIYLLAVLAAANALAINLLSQWVNTAVSYLPAFLAGLLVIVLGFIVADFIARVVQQSSTASETRYSGILADGVRLFLYFSVLVIGLDTMGFSVRVLYIVAQAVAYGLGAAIAIGVGLALGFGARGWVADNIGNWAGRASRGSPGFSDGTVSSDDD; via the coding sequence ATGTCCACACCAGATACGAATTCACGTACCGACTCCGAACACTCGACGAACGCCGCGTTCGTCCCGTTCGTTCCGCTGTTCGTCGCCCTACAACTCGGGGTCCCGGAGTTCCTCCAGGACACCGTCTCGTCGATAGTCGCGTTCATCCCGCGGTTGATCGGCGCGCTCGTCATCCTCCTCATCGGATGGGTCGTCGGGCGCGTCGTCGCGCGTGTCGTCCGCGAGGTCGTCGATAGAGCCAAAATCGATCAGATGGCGTTGCGGACCCCCGTCGGCCGTGCGCTCGGAGGGACCGAACAGGCCGTCTCGGGAGCGTTCGGAAAACTCGCGGCGTACTACATCTACCTGCTCGCCGTCCTCGCGGCGGCGAACGCGCTGGCAATCAACCTGCTCTCGCAGTGGGTCAACACGGCCGTCTCGTACCTGCCGGCGTTCCTCGCGGGCCTGCTCGTCATCGTCCTCGGCTTCATCGTCGCTGACTTCATCGCCCGCGTCGTCCAGCAGAGTTCGACGGCGAGCGAGACGCGCTACAGCGGCATCCTCGCCGACGGCGTTCGACTGTTCCTCTACTTCAGCGTGCTCGTCATCGGCCTCGACACGATGGGCTTCAGCGTCCGCGTGCTGTACATCGTCGCGCAGGCCGTCGCCTACGGACTGGGTGCGGCCATCGCCATCGGCGTCGGCCTCGCGCTCGGCTTCGGCGCGCGCGGCTGGGTCGCCGACAACATCGGCAACTGGGCCGGACGCGCCAGTCGCGGCTCGCCGGGCTTCAGCGACGGTACGGTGAGCTCCGACGACGACTGA
- a CDS encoding isoaspartyl peptidase/L-asparaginase, which yields MHVIVHGGAGGTPDEPDLRQATLDRAAETGATQSTPLDAVEEAVKVLESNERFNAGVGGAVQSDGVVRTDAGVMTSDREAGAVASMPGVEHAVSAARVVAEETPHVFVVGDHAVDLAADYGVETGVDLFTEESRERWADSDAPDGSPSEHLQWLRERFGGHDTVGAVAGDGETFAAATSTGGRWFALAGRVGDVPQLGSGFYCAPAGGASATGAGEDIAKATLSRRAVRHLEDGMDAQAAADRAMAEFGELTGSEAGLIVLDDDGAGSAFNTDGMQTSVSTR from the coding sequence ATGCACGTCATCGTACACGGCGGCGCGGGTGGCACTCCCGACGAACCCGACCTTCGGCAGGCGACGCTCGACAGAGCGGCCGAAACCGGCGCAACGCAGTCGACGCCGTTGGATGCCGTCGAGGAAGCGGTGAAGGTTCTCGAATCGAACGAGCGGTTCAACGCCGGCGTCGGCGGCGCGGTCCAGTCCGACGGCGTCGTTCGAACCGACGCAGGCGTGATGACGAGCGACCGCGAGGCGGGCGCGGTGGCGAGCATGCCGGGCGTCGAACACGCCGTCTCCGCCGCTCGCGTCGTCGCCGAGGAGACGCCGCACGTCTTCGTCGTCGGTGACCACGCCGTCGACCTCGCCGCCGACTACGGCGTCGAGACGGGCGTCGACCTGTTCACCGAGGAGAGCCGCGAGCGCTGGGCCGACAGCGATGCGCCCGACGGAAGCCCCAGCGAGCACCTCCAGTGGCTCCGCGAGCGGTTCGGCGGTCACGACACCGTGGGGGCCGTCGCCGGCGACGGCGAGACGTTCGCCGCCGCGACGTCGACCGGCGGACGCTGGTTCGCGCTCGCCGGACGGGTCGGCGACGTGCCGCAGCTCGGGTCCGGATTCTACTGTGCGCCCGCCGGCGGCGCGAGCGCGACCGGCGCGGGCGAAGATATCGCCAAAGCGACGCTCTCGCGGCGGGCGGTGCGCCACCTCGAAGACGGGATGGACGCGCAGGCAGCGGCCGACCGCGCGATGGCGGAGTTCGGCGAACTCACCGGCTCGGAGGCGGGTCTCATCGTCCTCGACGACGACGGCGCCGGAAGCGCGTTCAACACCGACGGGATGCAGACGAGCGTCTCGACGCGATAG
- the map gene encoding type II methionyl aminopeptidase, which translates to MSIGHLDDETVEKYREAGDILRTVLDESAEMIEPGVTHLEVAEYAESRIAEHGAGCAFPVNISVDEEASHATPARDDDTEFGEDMVCLDVGVHVDGYIADAAVTVDLTGNPELVEASEEALAAALDAIEPGAETGAVGAEIEDVIRGYGYTPILNLSGHGVEQWDAHTGPNIPNRGAERGVELRVGDVVAVEPFATDGSGKVTEGAKEEIYSLENERSVRNRQARQVLDHVKENYRTLPFAARWLDVPRADMAIRRLEQNHVLHGYPVLKEDDGCLVSQAEHTVIVTEDGCEITTD; encoded by the coding sequence ATGAGCATCGGACATCTCGACGACGAGACGGTCGAAAAGTACCGCGAGGCGGGCGACATCCTCCGAACCGTGTTGGACGAGTCCGCGGAGATGATCGAACCCGGCGTGACGCACCTCGAAGTCGCCGAGTACGCCGAATCGCGCATCGCAGAACACGGCGCGGGCTGTGCGTTCCCGGTCAACATCAGCGTCGACGAGGAGGCGTCGCACGCGACGCCCGCCCGCGACGACGACACGGAGTTCGGCGAGGACATGGTCTGTCTCGACGTCGGCGTCCACGTCGACGGCTACATCGCCGACGCCGCCGTCACCGTCGACCTCACCGGGAACCCCGAACTCGTCGAGGCGTCCGAGGAGGCGCTCGCTGCCGCGCTCGACGCCATCGAACCCGGTGCGGAGACGGGCGCTGTCGGCGCGGAGATCGAGGACGTCATCCGCGGCTACGGCTACACGCCTATCTTGAACCTCTCGGGCCACGGCGTCGAGCAGTGGGACGCCCATACGGGACCGAACATCCCCAACCGCGGCGCGGAACGCGGCGTCGAACTCCGAGTCGGCGACGTGGTCGCCGTCGAACCGTTCGCCACCGACGGCAGCGGCAAGGTGACCGAAGGCGCGAAAGAGGAGATTTACAGCCTCGAAAACGAGCGCTCGGTCCGCAACCGGCAGGCGCGACAGGTGCTCGACCACGTGAAGGAGAACTACCGCACGCTCCCCTTCGCGGCCCGTTGGCTCGACGTGCCGCGCGCGGACATGGCGATTCGCCGCCTCGAACAGAACCACGTCCTCCACGGCTACCCCGTCCTGAAGGAGGACGACGGCTGTCTCGTCAGCCAGGCCGAACACACGGTCATCGTCACCGAGGACGGCTGCGAGATCACGACGGACTGA
- a CDS encoding DUF7835 family putative zinc beta-ribbon protein, with translation MATKSRPDGVTEACDRCGRETTHDVRVEIRTESKKRENAEFSREPYRISVCGVCGSEKTQRMNNA, from the coding sequence ATGGCGACGAAATCCAGACCCGACGGGGTGACGGAGGCGTGTGACCGCTGCGGGAGGGAGACGACACACGACGTCCGTGTCGAAATTCGAACCGAGAGCAAGAAGCGCGAGAACGCGGAGTTCTCGCGCGAACCGTACCGAATCTCGGTCTGCGGCGTCTGCGGCTCGGAGAAGACACAGCGGATGAACAACGCGTGA
- a CDS encoding HIT family protein gives MDQLFAPWRIEWVERDGDGGDGCPFCTLPDENADRENRIVARSDRCFVLLNNYPYNPGHAMVIPYRHTGEYTDLSDADLLDHARLKQRTFEALRTAIGPDAFNAGLNLGGAAGGSIEDHVHTHVVPRWSGDTNFMPVVGDTKVLVEALDDTYDRLHDAFSRQEGATVGDDDAAVRVRFD, from the coding sequence ATGGACCAACTGTTCGCGCCGTGGCGCATCGAGTGGGTCGAGCGCGACGGCGACGGCGGCGACGGCTGTCCGTTCTGTACGCTCCCCGACGAGAACGCGGACAGAGAGAACCGCATCGTCGCCCGCAGCGACCGCTGTTTCGTCCTCCTGAACAACTACCCGTACAACCCCGGTCACGCGATGGTCATCCCCTACCGCCACACCGGCGAGTACACCGACCTCTCCGACGCGGACCTGCTCGACCACGCCCGGCTCAAGCAACGGACGTTCGAGGCGCTTCGGACCGCCATCGGCCCCGACGCGTTCAACGCCGGGCTCAACCTCGGCGGCGCCGCCGGCGGTTCCATCGAGGACCACGTCCACACCCACGTCGTCCCCCGGTGGTCCGGCGACACGAACTTCATGCCCGTCGTCGGCGACACGAAGGTGCTCGTCGAAGCGCTCGACGACACGTACGACCGCCTCCACGACGCTTTTTCCCGGCAGGAGGGTGCAACCGTCGGGGACGACGACGCCGCGGTTCGGGTTCGGTTCGACTGA
- a CDS encoding cation diffusion facilitator family transporter translates to MDRQAVVRRVGVVVLVANLALAAAKGAAWYTTGSLAVGSEAVNSLSDAVYSFVVLAGLYITTQPPDFDHPHGHERIEPFVSLFVAVGIFAAGAAVLWRAVESVLTGSYGETVGLAAVGVLVASAVVKYALYRYCGRVGERENSPALVAAALDNRNDILTASAALVGVLGTRLGAPILDPAAAAVVSLGIGYTGYEIVRDNVNYLVGRAPPENLRSEIIRRALSHPDVRGAHDVVAHYVGPEIDVSLHIEVEGDMTVREAHDIETDIVVSIRELSEVDDVFVHVDPKELGEWKEDDETDRLAGETGVDGRR, encoded by the coding sequence ATGGACCGGCAGGCCGTCGTCAGGCGAGTCGGGGTGGTCGTCCTCGTGGCGAACCTCGCGCTCGCCGCGGCGAAGGGGGCGGCGTGGTACACCACCGGGAGCCTCGCCGTCGGGTCCGAGGCGGTCAACAGCCTCTCGGACGCCGTCTACAGTTTCGTCGTCCTCGCCGGCCTCTACATAACGACGCAACCGCCGGACTTCGACCACCCGCACGGCCACGAACGGATCGAACCGTTCGTCTCGCTGTTCGTCGCCGTCGGCATCTTCGCGGCCGGCGCGGCGGTGCTGTGGCGAGCCGTCGAGTCGGTACTCACCGGCAGCTACGGCGAGACGGTCGGACTTGCCGCCGTCGGCGTCCTCGTCGCCAGCGCCGTCGTGAAGTACGCGCTGTACCGGTACTGCGGTCGAGTCGGCGAGAGAGAGAACTCTCCGGCGCTCGTCGCCGCCGCCCTCGACAACCGAAACGACATTCTCACCGCCAGCGCGGCGCTCGTCGGCGTGCTCGGCACCCGACTCGGCGCACCGATTCTCGACCCCGCCGCCGCCGCGGTCGTCTCCCTCGGCATCGGCTACACGGGCTACGAAATCGTCCGCGACAACGTGAACTACCTCGTCGGGCGTGCGCCGCCGGAGAACCTCCGCAGCGAGATCATCCGCCGCGCGCTCTCGCATCCGGACGTCCGCGGCGCTCACGACGTGGTCGCTCACTACGTCGGCCCCGAGATCGACGTGAGCCTCCACATCGAAGTCGAAGGCGACATGACCGTCCGAGAGGCCCACGACATCGAGACGGATATCGTCGTGTCGATACGGGAGCTCTCGGAGGTCGACGACGTGTTCGTCCACGTCGACCCGAAGGAGCTCGGCGAGTGGAAAGAAGACGACGAGACCGACCGTCTGGCCGGAGAGACGGGCGTCGACGGACGACGCTGA
- a CDS encoding S26 family signal peptidase, whose translation MSRPLLRDVLQPVAVVTAVFLVLVLVSGVWPPMVAIESGSMDPHMQKGDMVVVTATDRFSGGTADAAGVVTADDDGDYRRFVGDGDVIIYDAPNRETPIIHRARFRVDDGENWYERANRSYLPAGVDSCDDLRNCPAPHDGYVTMGDANGVYDQAKGIAPVVREEWVRAKAGVRIPCLGWLRLVAEGSEPLREVSCW comes from the coding sequence ATGAGCCGCCCCCTCCTCCGCGACGTCCTCCAACCCGTCGCCGTCGTCACGGCGGTGTTTCTCGTCCTCGTGTTAGTGAGCGGCGTGTGGCCCCCGATGGTCGCCATCGAGAGCGGGAGCATGGACCCCCATATGCAGAAAGGCGACATGGTCGTCGTCACCGCCACCGACCGGTTCTCGGGGGGAACCGCCGACGCCGCCGGCGTCGTGACGGCCGACGACGACGGCGACTACCGGCGCTTCGTCGGCGACGGCGACGTGATAATCTACGACGCGCCGAACCGCGAGACGCCGATAATCCACCGCGCGCGCTTCCGCGTCGACGACGGCGAGAACTGGTACGAGCGGGCGAACCGGTCGTACCTCCCCGCCGGTGTCGACAGCTGTGACGACCTTCGGAACTGTCCGGCCCCGCACGACGGCTACGTGACGATGGGCGACGCCAACGGCGTCTACGACCAGGCGAAAGGTATCGCACCCGTCGTCAGAGAGGAGTGGGTCCGCGCGAAGGCCGGCGTTCGGATTCCGTGTCTCGGCTGGCTTCGCCTCGTTGCGGAGGGCTCGGAACCGCTCCGAGAGGTCTCCTGCTGGTGA
- a CDS encoding tRNA (N(6)-L-threonylcarbamoyladenosine(37)-C(2))-methylthiotransferase, producing MARYHIETYGCTSNRGESRHIEQALRDGGHHPADGPEEADVAILNTCTVVEKTERNMIRRAEELERETADLIITGCMALAQGDEFREAGIDAEVLHWDDVPNAAMNGECPTVTPDTQPVLDGQVGILPIARGCMSNCSYCITKFATGRIDSPPVEENVEKARALVHAGATEIRVTGQDTGVYGWDKGDRKLAELLDRICDIEGEFRVRVGMANPGGVHGIREELADVFAENEKLYNFIHLPVQSGSDDVLEDMRRQHRVDKFLDIVETFDERLDYWTLSTDFIVGFPTETDHDHAQSMALFREIRPEKVNITRFSKRPGTDAADMKGLGGTVKKERSKAMSELKMDVVGEAYEEMVGTRREVLVVEEGVGDSVKCRDGAYRQIIVQNASERGVEPGDFLEVEVTGHQTVYAFAEPV from the coding sequence ATGGCCCGGTACCACATCGAAACTTACGGTTGCACGTCGAATCGGGGTGAGAGCCGCCACATCGAGCAGGCGCTGCGCGACGGCGGCCACCACCCCGCCGACGGACCCGAGGAGGCCGACGTGGCCATCCTCAACACCTGCACGGTCGTCGAGAAGACCGAACGCAACATGATTCGCCGGGCGGAGGAGTTGGAGAGAGAGACGGCTGACCTCATCATCACCGGCTGTATGGCGCTCGCGCAGGGCGACGAGTTCCGCGAGGCCGGTATCGACGCCGAGGTGCTCCACTGGGACGACGTGCCGAACGCGGCGATGAACGGCGAGTGTCCGACCGTCACGCCGGACACCCAGCCAGTTCTGGACGGTCAAGTGGGGATTCTCCCCATCGCCCGCGGCTGCATGTCGAACTGCTCGTACTGCATCACGAAGTTCGCCACCGGGCGCATCGACTCGCCGCCCGTCGAGGAGAACGTGGAGAAGGCCCGCGCGCTCGTCCACGCCGGCGCGACGGAGATTCGCGTGACGGGGCAGGACACGGGCGTTTACGGCTGGGACAAAGGCGACCGGAAGTTGGCGGAGCTGCTCGACCGTATCTGCGACATCGAGGGCGAGTTCCGCGTGCGAGTGGGGATGGCGAACCCCGGCGGCGTCCACGGCATCCGCGAGGAACTCGCCGACGTGTTCGCGGAGAACGAGAAGCTGTACAACTTCATTCACCTGCCCGTCCAGTCCGGCAGCGACGACGTACTGGAGGATATGCGCCGTCAGCACCGCGTCGACAAGTTCCTCGACATCGTCGAGACGTTCGACGAGCGACTCGACTACTGGACGCTCTCGACCGACTTCATCGTCGGCTTCCCCACCGAGACCGACCACGACCACGCCCAGAGCATGGCGCTGTTCAGGGAGATTCGCCCGGAGAAAGTGAACATCACGCGCTTCTCGAAGCGCCCCGGCACCGACGCCGCCGACATGAAGGGCCTCGGCGGCACCGTCAAGAAGGAGCGCTCGAAGGCGATGTCCGAACTGAAGATGGACGTCGTCGGCGAGGCGTACGAGGAGATGGTCGGCACTCGACGGGAGGTGCTGGTCGTCGAGGAGGGCGTCGGCGACTCGGTGAAGTGCCGCGACGGCGCGTACCGACAGATCATCGTCCAGAACGCGTCGGAACGCGGCGTCGAACCCGGCGACTTCTTGGAGGTCGAGGTGACGGGTCACCAGACGGTGTACGCGTTCGCAGAGCCGGTGTGA
- a CDS encoding PQQ-binding-like beta-propeller repeat protein, with translation MPSRRQLLAAVGAAGTLGLAGCLAAGNRDSAAGARQVDEDAPTNWPRPAFDAGWTSYNPNPVGPRSNPTVRWSTELPGLPTGRPVVADGAVFVPCSDTLLALDAESGEEWWRAGGEDDHYLRSPSVHDGTVYTASGGGRAFAVDAESGEERWSVETDAAASTVPTLDHDGELFFVGDSDETIYAFDTGTGEERWRRSLFGSASRFVASVGVLTVGTEGGEVYALDPYGERGYWRTKLGGAVQALAVTDEDVFAGGFGGPLARLGSGALAGAPRWESDAVSAHSSLVVTYETVYGTDGSGLAAVDAASGETRWTAGDDYFSGPAAAGDTVYVGGENRVDAYAMDGGVGVDDVRFGAKRWTADVEGGVQEGLAVADGAVFALTTTEDSSRAYAIEERSD, from the coding sequence ATGCCCTCCAGACGACAGCTTCTCGCAGCGGTCGGGGCGGCCGGAACGCTCGGTCTCGCCGGCTGTCTCGCGGCTGGAAACCGCGACTCGGCGGCCGGTGCGAGGCAGGTCGACGAGGACGCGCCGACGAACTGGCCGCGACCCGCCTTCGACGCCGGGTGGACGAGTTACAACCCGAACCCGGTCGGCCCGCGCTCGAATCCCACGGTGCGGTGGTCGACCGAACTGCCCGGCCTCCCGACCGGTCGCCCCGTCGTCGCCGACGGGGCCGTATTCGTCCCGTGCTCGGATACGCTCCTCGCGCTCGACGCGGAGTCGGGCGAGGAATGGTGGCGCGCGGGCGGCGAAGACGACCACTACCTTCGCTCGCCGTCGGTTCACGACGGAACCGTCTACACCGCGTCGGGTGGCGGCCGAGCGTTCGCCGTCGACGCCGAATCGGGCGAGGAACGCTGGTCCGTCGAGACCGACGCCGCCGCCAGCACGGTACCGACGCTCGACCACGACGGAGAGCTGTTCTTCGTCGGCGACAGCGACGAAACCATCTACGCGTTCGACACGGGAACCGGCGAGGAGCGGTGGCGACGGAGCCTGTTCGGCTCCGCAAGCCGTTTCGTCGCGTCGGTCGGCGTCCTGACGGTCGGCACCGAAGGCGGCGAGGTGTACGCGCTCGACCCGTACGGAGAGCGCGGTTACTGGCGGACCAAACTCGGCGGCGCGGTACAAGCGCTCGCGGTCACGGACGAGGACGTGTTCGCCGGGGGGTTCGGCGGCCCGCTCGCACGACTCGGTTCCGGCGCGCTCGCCGGAGCGCCGCGCTGGGAGAGCGACGCCGTCAGCGCCCACAGTTCGCTCGTCGTCACGTACGAAACCGTCTACGGGACCGACGGTTCGGGACTCGCAGCCGTCGACGCCGCCTCGGGCGAGACGCGCTGGACGGCGGGCGACGACTACTTCTCGGGACCCGCCGCCGCGGGCGACACGGTCTACGTCGGCGGCGAGAACCGCGTGGACGCCTACGCGATGGACGGCGGCGTCGGCGTCGACGACGTCCGATTCGGCGCGAAGCGGTGGACCGCCGACGTCGAAGGCGGCGTTCAGGAGGGACTCGCCGTCGCCGACGGCGCTGTCTTCGCGCTGACCACCACCGAAGACAGCTCGCGGGCGTACGCCATCGAGGAACGGAGCGATTGA
- a CDS encoding amino acid permease gives MADEELAKDLGLLSAMTIGIGTMIGAGIFVLPGVAAQEAGPIVVVSFVVGGLIAMVNALSVSELGTAMPKAGGGYYYVNRALGPLFGSIAGLGDWVGLAFASAFYCIGFGQYLAELVGLPGVLFLSPIQVGALLAGFVFVGVNYIGAKETGGIQTVIVLLLLAILGAFAVAGWTTFDYATLAGEDGLAPFGFGAILPGTALVFVSFLGYAKIATVAEELKNPGRNLPIAIIGSVALVTVLYAILVTVMLGVVPWPDLSRDAPVAQAAEVAFPGGIAGVAATVMTLGALLATASSANASILASARINFAMGREKIVTNWLNEIHPKFATPYRSILVTGLIIVVFIAALGQRLAVLAKAASVLHLIVYALMNVALIVFRESEAIDYEPEFRVPFYPVTPIAGALLSLGLVAFMDDIEIALSAVFVVAAVVWYFVYARRKVETGGLLSQYVLSRSETMPDAAVSAATTVQPDGGDYRVMVPLANPRTEKHLIELASLMATARGGTVEAIHVVTVPDQVPLSAGAERIQQIDAESSKLLAAARESAETFGAPVETRTIVSHRSVEEVFDAARDHRADLVVMGWGGSPFWSAGRVEGTFDELAGNLPCDFLVLKDEGFDPSDVLVPTAGGGDSDLSAEVARILLDRGSNVSLLYVVDGEGEREAGETFLREWAEERDLGDAEIRVDSSGDVEGAIGRHSEEMSMVVIGATERGLLSRLLTGSLVYDIVDEVECSVLLAERPSKRSLRERLFGSRSDDD, from the coding sequence ATGGCTGACGAGGAGTTAGCGAAGGACCTGGGGTTGCTGTCGGCGATGACCATCGGCATCGGGACGATGATCGGGGCGGGCATCTTCGTCCTGCCGGGCGTCGCCGCCCAGGAGGCCGGTCCCATCGTCGTCGTCTCGTTCGTCGTCGGCGGGCTCATCGCGATGGTCAACGCCCTCTCCGTGTCGGAACTCGGCACGGCGATGCCGAAGGCCGGCGGCGGCTACTACTACGTCAACCGCGCGCTCGGCCCGCTGTTCGGCTCTATCGCCGGTCTCGGCGACTGGGTCGGTCTCGCGTTCGCCTCGGCGTTCTACTGTATCGGCTTCGGTCAGTATCTCGCCGAACTCGTCGGCCTGCCCGGGGTCCTCTTCCTCTCGCCGATACAGGTGGGCGCGCTGCTCGCTGGATTCGTCTTCGTCGGCGTCAACTACATCGGCGCGAAGGAGACCGGCGGCATCCAGACCGTCATCGTCTTGCTTCTCCTCGCGATTCTCGGCGCGTTCGCCGTCGCGGGGTGGACGACGTTCGACTACGCGACGCTCGCGGGCGAGGACGGCCTCGCCCCGTTCGGCTTCGGCGCCATCCTCCCCGGCACTGCGTTGGTGTTCGTCTCGTTCTTGGGGTACGCGAAGATCGCGACCGTCGCCGAGGAACTCAAAAACCCCGGTCGAAACCTCCCCATCGCCATCATCGGTAGCGTCGCGCTCGTCACCGTGCTCTACGCCATCCTGGTGACGGTGATGCTCGGCGTCGTCCCGTGGCCGGACCTCAGTCGGGATGCGCCGGTCGCGCAGGCCGCCGAGGTCGCGTTCCCCGGCGGTATCGCCGGCGTCGCGGCGACCGTGATGACGCTCGGAGCGCTGTTGGCGACGGCCTCCAGCGCCAACGCCTCGATTCTCGCGTCAGCGCGCATCAACTTCGCGATGGGTCGCGAGAAGATCGTCACGAACTGGCTCAACGAGATACACCCGAAGTTCGCCACGCCGTACCGCTCGATTCTCGTCACGGGCCTCATCATCGTCGTGTTCATCGCGGCGCTCGGACAGAGGTTGGCGGTGTTGGCGAAGGCGGCGAGCGTGCTCCATCTCATCGTCTACGCGCTGATGAACGTCGCGCTCATCGTCTTCCGCGAGTCCGAGGCTATCGACTACGAACCGGAGTTCCGCGTGCCGTTCTACCCGGTGACGCCGATAGCCGGGGCGTTGCTGTCGCTCGGTCTCGTCGCGTTCATGGACGACATCGAGATCGCGCTCTCGGCGGTGTTCGTCGTCGCCGCGGTCGTCTGGTACTTCGTCTACGCGCGCAGGAAAGTCGAGACGGGGGGACTGCTCAGCCAGTACGTGCTCTCGCGCTCCGAGACGATGCCCGACGCCGCCGTCTCCGCCGCGACGACCGTCCAACCCGACGGCGGCGACTACCGCGTGATGGTGCCGCTTGCGAACCCCCGCACGGAGAAGCATCTCATCGAGTTGGCGAGTCTGATGGCGACGGCGCGCGGCGGAACCGTCGAGGCCATCCACGTCGTCACCGTCCCCGACCAGGTGCCGCTGTCGGCCGGTGCCGAGCGGATTCAGCAGATAGACGCCGAGTCGTCGAAGTTGCTCGCGGCCGCCCGCGAGAGCGCCGAGACGTTCGGCGCGCCGGTCGAGACGCGGACCATCGTCTCGCACCGCTCCGTCGAAGAGGTGTTCGACGCCGCCCGCGACCACCGCGCGGACCTCGTCGTGATGGGGTGGGGCGGGTCGCCGTTCTGGTCGGCCGGCCGCGTCGAGGGAACGTTCGACGAACTCGCCGGGAACCTCCCCTGCGACTTCCTCGTCCTGAAAGACGAGGGGTTCGACCCCTCCGACGTACTGGTCCCGACGGCGGGCGGCGGCGACTCCGACCTCAGCGCCGAGGTCGCGCGCATCCTCCTCGACCGCGGGTCGAACGTGTCGCTGCTCTACGTCGTCGACGGCGAGGGCGAGCGCGAAGCCGGCGAGACGTTCCTCCGCGAGTGGGCCGAAGAGCGCGACCTTGGAGACGCCGAGATTCGCGTCGATTCCTCCGGCGACGTCGAGGGCGCTATCGGCCGCCACTCCGAGGAGATGTCGATGGTCGTCATCGGCGCGACCGAACGCGGCCTGCTCTCGCGGTTGCTGACCGGGTCGCTCGTCTACGACATCGTCGACGAGGTGGAGTGTTCGGTGCTGTTGGCGGAGCGCCCGAGCAAGCGGTCGCTGCGGGAGCGGTTGTTCGGGTCGCGGTCGGACGACGACTGA
- a CDS encoding winged helix-turn-helix transcriptional regulator, whose amino-acid sequence MEGEFQLDEVDRRVIHALMADARNTSAPAIAEGLGVSAGTIRNRIARLEDAGIIKGYHAHVDFERADGRLTNLYLCNAPVAERESIAARVRTVPGVVHVRELMTGRRNLHVLAVGEDIADLRRVARALSSLGIEIEDEDLVQADTYLPYAAYEPEGDEHRGTLSDFVSLTGGSEIVEATIGEGATIDGLTLSEADERGLLSGNTLVISVDRGDTVVTPRGDTVLRAGDEVTLFSRGDVPDETLAALRNTE is encoded by the coding sequence ATGGAGGGAGAGTTCCAACTTGACGAGGTCGACCGCCGAGTCATCCACGCGCTGATGGCGGACGCACGTAACACCTCCGCGCCCGCAATCGCCGAGGGACTGGGCGTCTCCGCGGGGACGATTCGCAACCGAATCGCCCGGTTGGAGGACGCGGGCATCATCAAAGGGTACCACGCGCACGTCGACTTCGAGCGGGCCGACGGACGGCTGACGAACCTCTATCTCTGTAACGCCCCCGTCGCCGAGCGGGAGTCCATCGCCGCGAGGGTCCGAACCGTCCCGGGCGTCGTCCACGTCCGGGAGCTGATGACCGGTCGCCGGAACCTCCACGTGCTCGCGGTGGGCGAGGACATCGCCGACCTCCGACGAGTCGCGCGGGCGCTCTCCAGTCTCGGCATCGAGATCGAGGACGAAGATCTCGTGCAGGCGGACACGTATCTCCCGTACGCGGCGTACGAACCCGAAGGCGACGAACACCGGGGAACGCTCTCGGACTTCGTCAGCCTCACCGGCGGCTCCGAGATCGTCGAAGCGACTATCGGCGAGGGCGCGACCATCGACGGGTTGACGCTCTCGGAGGCGGACGAGCGCGGCCTCTTGAGCGGAAACACCCTCGTCATCTCCGTCGACCGCGGCGACACCGTCGTGACGCCGCGGGGCGACACCGTCCTCCGCGCCGGCGACGAGGTGACGCTCTTTTCCCGCGGTGACGTTCCCGACGAGACGCTCGCCGCGCTCCGGAACACCGAGTAG